In one window of Campylobacter coli DNA:
- a CDS encoding FlaG family protein — translation MEISKANGQLDAAFANLAQRASGAHQTNSDIQAGGNQSQGGDDKQQGNLNNKLTDIVRKLNEQMDSLDTNVRFGYSDKIDSMYISVTEKSTGREIRQIPSEEAMRLAEYFRDVIGMIFDKES, via the coding sequence ATGGAAATATCAAAGGCAAATGGGCAGTTAGATGCAGCTTTTGCGAATTTAGCTCAAAGAGCAAGTGGAGCGCATCAAACTAATTCAGATATTCAAGCTGGAGGAAATCAAAGCCAAGGAGGCGATGATAAACAGCAAGGAAATTTGAACAATAAATTGACAGATATTGTGCGAAAATTAAATGAGCAAATGGATTCGCTAGATACTAATGTCAGATTTGGATATAGCGATAAAATTGATTCAATGTATATAAGCGTGACAGAGAAAAGTACCGGAAGAGAAATTCGTCAAATTCCTAGCGAAGAAGCTATGAGATTGGCTGAATATTTTAGAGATGTAATCGGTATGATTTTTGATAAGGAGAGTTAA
- a CDS encoding menaquinone biosynthesis decarboxylase, whose translation MKDFIKILKDNDLLKVYEEPVDVDLEIAHLAYIEAKKGENGKALLFKNPVDKRNNKQYKFPVLMNAFCNEKALNLAFGRDYKEVADEISKLTKLHIPTSFKAKIDFFMNLLSLKNVPPKRLKADKALYDYELLNSLEELPILRTWEEDAGRFITMGQVYTQNLDKTQNNLGMYRLQVSDKNELLMHWQIHKDGANFYHEYKNAGFKKMPVSIAIGGDPLYIWCSQAPLPKGIFELLLYGFIKKTPAKLTPCENGIFVPYDSDIVIEGYVDLEEFKIEGPFGDHTGFYTPAELFPVMKVEKIYTKKEAIYQATVVGKPPLEDKIMGLGTERIFLPLLQTSVPDLIDYKMPENGVFHNLILAKIDAKYPAHAQQIMHAFWGVGQMSFVKHAIFVDKKAPNLDDYDTLIPYILNRFNANKILISEGICDQLDHASPNSCFGGKAGLDACEETIVEELEILEDEKLLELFKTKIELVDLKQFYKESKSPIVCILLDKKEKIEQSFEKLLEFKKHFRILVFLDTNNKLENPYMLVWRVVNNIDAKRDIFIKADRVGIDATAKGLVEGYERVWPKQTDCTKSVIEDLILRNILENNPELFSKFEILG comes from the coding sequence ATGAAAGATTTTATTAAAATTCTAAAAGACAATGATTTGCTAAAAGTGTATGAAGAACCTGTAGATGTAGATCTTGAAATCGCCCATTTAGCTTATATAGAAGCTAAAAAAGGTGAAAATGGTAAGGCTTTACTTTTTAAAAATCCCGTAGATAAACGAAACAATAAACAATATAAATTTCCTGTTTTGATGAATGCTTTTTGTAATGAAAAAGCATTAAATTTGGCTTTTGGACGAGATTATAAAGAGGTAGCTGATGAAATTTCAAAGCTAACCAAACTTCATATTCCTACTAGTTTTAAAGCAAAAATAGATTTTTTTATGAATTTATTAAGTCTTAAAAATGTCCCACCCAAAAGATTAAAAGCAGATAAAGCTTTGTATGATTATGAGCTTTTAAATTCTCTTGAAGAACTTCCTATACTTAGGACTTGGGAAGAAGATGCGGGTAGATTTATTACTATGGGGCAAGTTTATACACAAAATTTGGATAAAACTCAAAATAATCTTGGTATGTATCGTTTGCAAGTTAGCGATAAAAATGAGCTTTTAATGCACTGGCAAATTCATAAAGATGGGGCAAATTTTTATCACGAGTATAAAAATGCTGGCTTTAAAAAAATGCCTGTAAGTATAGCCATAGGTGGGGATCCTCTTTATATTTGGTGTTCTCAAGCTCCTTTGCCTAAAGGAATTTTTGAACTTTTACTTTATGGTTTTATTAAAAAAACTCCAGCCAAACTGACACCTTGTGAAAATGGTATTTTTGTGCCTTATGATAGTGATATAGTGATCGAGGGTTATGTGGATTTAGAAGAATTTAAAATCGAAGGACCTTTTGGCGATCATACGGGTTTTTATACTCCTGCAGAGCTTTTTCCTGTGATGAAGGTAGAAAAAATTTATACCAAAAAAGAGGCTATTTATCAAGCAACCGTTGTGGGAAAACCTCCTTTAGAAGATAAGATTATGGGGCTTGGAACTGAAAGAATATTTTTACCCCTTTTGCAAACTTCAGTTCCTGATTTAATCGATTATAAAATGCCTGAAAATGGGGTTTTTCATAATCTTATCTTGGCAAAAATTGATGCAAAATACCCTGCTCATGCACAGCAGATTATGCATGCTTTTTGGGGAGTGGGACAAATGAGCTTTGTTAAGCATGCTATTTTTGTAGATAAGAAAGCCCCAAATTTAGATGATTATGATACATTAATACCTTATATTTTAAATCGTTTTAATGCAAATAAAATTTTAATTTCTGAAGGAATTTGTGATCAATTAGACCATGCTTCGCCTAATTCTTGCTTTGGAGGAAAGGCAGGGCTTGATGCTTGTGAAGAAACCATAGTAGAAGAGCTTGAAATTTTAGAAGATGAAAAATTATTAGAGCTTTTTAAAACCAAAATAGAGCTTGTTGATCTAAAGCAATTTTACAAAGAAAGTAAAAGTCCTATAGTTTGTATTTTGCTAGATAAAAAAGAAAAAATCGAGCAAAGTTTTGAAAAACTTTTGGAATTTAAAAAACATTTTAGAATTTTAGTATTTTTAGATACCAATAACAAACTCGAAAATCCTTATATGCTTGTATGGCGTGTGGTAAACAATATAGACGCTAAAAGAGATATTTTTATTAAAGCAGATAGAGTAGGGATTGATGCTACTGCTAAAGGCTTAGTGGAGGGTTATGAAAGAGTTTGGCCTAAACAAACTGATTGTACTAAAAGCGTGATTGAGGATTTGATTTTAAGAAATATTTTGGAAAATAACCCAGAACTTTTTTCAAAATTTGAAATTCTAGGCTAA
- the hemC gene encoding hydroxymethylbilane synthase: MKELVIATRKSQLALWQSEFIANFLSKTHGIAVRLEGFKTKGDVILDSPLAKIGGKGLFTKELEESMLRNEAHLAVHSLKDVPSFFPQGLVLAAISKREQSNDAMLSQNYKDFLSLPKGARIGTTSLRRKMQLLLLRPDLEIISLRGNVNSRIEKLKNGDFDAIILAMAGIKRLDLGKQVNFVYAFSKDELIPAASQGALGIESIDDEKILEFLKCLNDDNALIETTIEREFIATLEGGCQVPIGINAELLNDEICVRAILGLPDGSEILKEKRMIKKSEFKGFGESLAKEFIAKGAKEILKKAESMI; this comes from the coding sequence ATGAAAGAACTTGTCATAGCTACAAGAAAAAGCCAATTAGCTCTTTGGCAAAGTGAATTTATAGCAAATTTTTTAAGCAAAACTCATGGCATAGCAGTTCGTTTAGAAGGTTTTAAAACTAAAGGAGATGTGATCTTAGATAGTCCCTTGGCAAAAATAGGGGGTAAAGGGCTTTTTACCAAGGAGCTAGAAGAAAGTATGCTAAGAAATGAAGCACATTTGGCTGTGCATAGCTTAAAAGATGTACCAAGTTTTTTTCCTCAAGGTTTGGTTTTGGCTGCGATCAGCAAAAGAGAACAAAGCAATGATGCGATGTTGAGTCAAAATTATAAAGATTTTCTTTCTTTGCCAAAAGGTGCAAGGATTGGCACTACAAGCCTTAGACGCAAAATGCAACTTTTATTATTAAGACCTGATTTAGAAATTATTTCCTTGCGTGGCAATGTGAATTCTCGTATAGAAAAATTAAAAAATGGGGATTTTGATGCGATTATCTTAGCTATGGCAGGTATTAAGCGTTTGGATTTAGGTAAACAAGTGAATTTTGTTTATGCATTTAGCAAAGATGAGCTAATCCCAGCAGCATCTCAAGGGGCTTTGGGTATAGAGAGCATAGATGATGAAAAAATTTTAGAATTTTTAAAGTGTTTAAATGATGACAATGCTTTGATAGAAACTACCATAGAAAGAGAATTTATCGCTACTTTAGAAGGAGGATGTCAAGTGCCTATTGGTATTAATGCAGAACTTCTAAATGATGAGATTTGTGTGCGTGCCATACTTGGTTTGCCTGATGGTAGTGAAATTTTAAAAGAAAAAAGAATGATTAAAAAAAGCGAATTTAAAGGTTTTGGTGAGAGTTTAGCAAAGGAATTTATCGCCAAGGGAGCTAAAGAAATTCTGAAAAAAGCTGAAAGTATGATATGA